In the genome of Oscillatoria sp. FACHB-1406, one region contains:
- a CDS encoding Uma2 family endonuclease, with amino-acid sequence MIAIAAKPLTLAEFLQLPETKPASEFIAGEIIQKPMPKGRHSCLQYETCHAINQVAKPDKIAYAFPELRCTFGDRSLVPDLAVFRWQNIPFLPDGEVPDRFELPPDWIIEILSPDQKINKVIGKILYCIENGSELGWFLDPDDASVLVFGRDRQPIVCENKETLPVLEGIELKLTPEQVFSWLKMQ; translated from the coding sequence ATGATTGCCATCGCTGCCAAACCCTTGACCCTTGCAGAATTTCTGCAACTCCCCGAAACCAAACCCGCTAGTGAGTTCATTGCCGGAGAAATCATTCAAAAACCCATGCCGAAAGGAAGACACAGTTGTTTGCAATACGAAACCTGCCATGCCATTAATCAAGTGGCTAAGCCTGACAAAATCGCCTACGCTTTTCCCGAACTGCGATGCACTTTCGGCGATCGGTCTCTCGTTCCCGATTTAGCCGTCTTCCGCTGGCAAAATATTCCCTTTCTGCCCGATGGCGAAGTCCCCGATCGCTTTGAACTTCCGCCCGACTGGATAATCGAAATCCTCTCTCCCGACCAAAAAATTAATAAAGTCATCGGCAAGATTCTTTACTGCATTGAAAACGGTAGCGAACTCGGTTGGTTTCTCGATCCTGACGATGCTAGCGTTTTGGTTTTCGGGCGCGATCGCCAACCCATTGTTTGCGAAAATAAAGAGACTTTGCCCGTCCTCGA
- a CDS encoding ribbon-helix-helix protein, CopG family, protein MKDKKLEIRITSYKMRQLEQEARRRGITKSELIRSLIARFPIPVSSGKSTYIPTAIHLNADLSKGSA, encoded by the coding sequence ATGAAGGATAAAAAGCTAGAAATCAGAATCACCAGTTACAAGATGCGTCAATTAGAACAAGAAGCGCGTCGGCGTGGTATAACCAAATCAGAATTGATTAGAAGTTTGATTGCGCGGTTTCCCATTCCTGTGTCGTCGGGTAAGAGTACCTACATCCCGACCGCAATTCATCTCAACGCTGACCTGAGTAAAGGTTCAGCGTGA